CCGCCGCCACTTCATTGGCCAAGCAAATCCTCGAGGAAGGACAGCAGACGGTTGATCGCTATCTGCAGTTCCTGAAGAGCGGCAGCTCCGACTATCCGCTGGAATTGCTGAAAAAAGCGGGGGTGGACATGACCTCCCCAGAGCCGATCCGCGAGGCGCTGGCTGTTTTTGAAGAAATGCTGGCGGAGATGGAAAAGCTGACAGCAGAATAAGAAAGAGAAAAAACCAGGGTGATTCGCCCTGGTTTTTTTGTTGGAGGAGCCCTGTCGAGCTTAGCTGCGAGGACTCAGCGTTTCTTTCAAAAAAGCAGCGAAATCGTCCACCTGAAAGGAGCTTCCCTCCACCGGCAGAAAGGAGCGCATACGCAAGCCCAGCGAAATCAGCACGAACAGCTCGCCCATTTTTTCCATATCGACCGAAGCGGGTATGACGCCATGGTCCTGTCCGGATTTGATCCACTGGCGGGACAGGCATACCGATTGGTCGTAAAACTGCTTGAGCACGTCTTCGATCTCCGGCCTTCCTGTTTTGGACAAGAGATAGACCAGGATCTGATTGACCACGTCCTTCGGATCGTCGAGGAAGGGGAAACGCTTGGTCAGCTCCAGCAGGGGGCCATCCAATTCCTTTCCGGAGGATTTGACCCGATTCTGGAATCGTTGGTCCACTTCTTCCAAGCTCTCCTGCAGCACCCAGGCGTATATCTGGTCTTTGCTGTTTACGTAATGAAAGATGGCTCCTTTTGACAAGCCGGAGCGTTCCATGATGTCCTTCATCGTGACGGCATCGCAGCCTTTTTCCCGGATCAAGTCTTTGGTCGTGGAGAGAAGCAGCTGGATGGTCTGTTGCCGACGTTCTTCCTGTTTCAACGGATATGCCTCCCAAACCGTATTCATCATCAGTATACATACAAACTGTCGGTTTGCAAATGGAGCAAGAGGACAAAGTGTGAGTCAAGCCATAGTGGGCAGGATTTTTTTGTCTCCAAAATAAGACTTCTGGTTTCCTCTTCTTGAAAGCGCTTTATTTTTGTATGATTCCTTTCTTCCACTCGATTTTTGCCTCATCCGCGAAGGGCTTTTAAGGCCAGCCCGGTAGGGCTGCTTTGATATGGCCCGTGCAACAGGCGGATCGTCCCGTTTATATAGCCTTTTGCCTGCTCTTTCACTTCCCGTAGCAAGTCCTTCACTCGGACCATTGGGTTGGGCTGTAACACTTGCTTCTTCGCTATCGCCTGGCCGCTCAAACGACTTCCCTCTTGTCGTGCCATAATGGCTCGCAACATCGCTTGTACTCCCCGTACACTCCAACTGT
This sequence is a window from Brevibacillus composti. Protein-coding genes within it:
- a CDS encoding TetR/AcrR family transcriptional regulator, translating into MKQEERRQQTIQLLLSTTKDLIREKGCDAVTMKDIMERSGLSKGAIFHYVNSKDQIYAWVLQESLEEVDQRFQNRVKSSGKELDGPLLELTKRFPFLDDPKDVVNQILVYLLSKTGRPEIEDVLKQFYDQSVCLSRQWIKSGQDHGVIPASVDMEKMGELFVLISLGLRMRSFLPVEGSSFQVDDFAAFLKETLSPRS